The Prosthecobacter dejongeii genome contains a region encoding:
- a CDS encoding type 1 glutamine amidotransferase domain-containing protein, with protein MKPSLGSKHVAILATNGFEQSELELPLQALEKAGAKVSIISPEAGEIQGVHHDEKGDTFATDIRLDLADPLDFDALLLPGGLANPDTLRAMPEAIDFVREFGLQGKPIAAICHGPWLLIEAGLVEGRRLTSWPAIQTDVRNAGGEWVDAEVVVDQSLITSRQPEDLPAFNLKMIEIFAQGEGTVVGVGAVAPEED; from the coding sequence ATGAAACCCTCTCTCGGTAGTAAACATGTGGCGATCTTGGCGACCAATGGCTTTGAGCAGTCGGAACTCGAACTGCCGCTGCAAGCACTAGAAAAAGCTGGCGCTAAAGTCAGCATCATCTCTCCTGAAGCCGGGGAGATCCAAGGTGTGCACCACGATGAAAAGGGGGATACCTTCGCGACAGATATCCGTCTAGATCTAGCCGACCCTCTCGACTTTGATGCCCTACTCCTACCAGGGGGCCTAGCCAATCCCGATACCTTGCGCGCGATGCCGGAAGCCATTGATTTCGTGCGGGAATTTGGGCTACAAGGGAAACCTATTGCAGCCATTTGTCATGGTCCGTGGCTGCTCATCGAAGCAGGGCTCGTGGAAGGGCGACGCCTCACCTCCTGGCCAGCGATCCAGACCGATGTGCGAAACGCGGGTGGCGAGTGGGTAGATGCCGAGGTGGTTGTGGACCAGTCCCTCATCACCAGCCGCCAGCCAGAAGACTTGCCCGCCTTCAATCTTAAAATGATCGAAATCTTTGCTCAAGGCGAAGGCACCGTCGTGGGCGTAGGCGCGGTGGCTCCTGAAGAAGATTAA
- a CDS encoding DUF3309 domain-containing protein, translating to MNTILLVLLILLLIGALPTWPYSSGWGYYPSGGLILLIVLLVIFLR from the coding sequence ATGAATACAATCTTACTCGTTCTCTTGATTTTGCTTTTGATCGGTGCATTGCCCACTTGGCCTTACAGTTCAGGCTGGGGCTATTACCCGAGCGGTGGCCTCATTCTCCTCATCGTTTTGCTTGTGATCTTTTTGCGTTGA
- a CDS encoding lipocalin family protein: protein MNSHPLFSLVAGLLSTLLMVSCAGSKSYPPLATVPEVNVQRYAGHWYEQFRLPNSFQKDGASAEAQYTLLPDQSLRVVNTETRADGRQKTATGRATAVSGSSNARLRVKFEGLASLAPAAEEGNYWILQLAPDYSAALVGTPDRNYLWLLSRQANLPDSTRQKYADEARRLGFNTTRLLYRPR from the coding sequence ATGAATTCACACCCCCTGTTCTCCCTGGTAGCAGGCTTGCTTAGCACGCTGCTCATGGTCTCCTGCGCCGGATCAAAGTCTTACCCGCCACTCGCCACCGTGCCTGAGGTGAATGTCCAGCGCTATGCGGGGCATTGGTATGAGCAATTTCGCCTGCCCAACAGCTTTCAAAAAGACGGAGCCAGCGCCGAAGCCCAATACACCCTCCTTCCAGATCAAAGCCTGCGGGTGGTCAATACTGAGACGCGAGCAGACGGCCGCCAGAAAACCGCCACTGGTCGCGCCACCGCAGTGTCAGGCAGTAGCAATGCGCGTCTCCGGGTAAAATTTGAAGGCTTAGCGTCTCTGGCCCCTGCGGCGGAAGAAGGCAACTACTGGATCCTCCAGCTCGCTCCTGATTACTCCGCCGCCTTGGTTGGCACCCCAGACCGCAACTACCTGTGGCTGCTTTCTCGCCAAGCCAATCTCCCCGATTCCACCCGCCAAAAGTATGCTGATGAAGCGCGCCGACTCGGCTTTAACACCACGCGTCTTCTTTACCGTCCCCGTTAA
- a CDS encoding low affinity iron permease family protein, with protein sequence MKDFFAQMASRAARALGHPFAFLLATAVVIGWASLGPSLGYSENWQLVINTGTTIITFLSVFLIQNSQNRESLAMQLKLDEIIRAIKDARNEIIDLEDLPEEQLEKLAAQFRRAVPTEKTSSATSQQP encoded by the coding sequence ATGAAAGATTTCTTCGCTCAAATGGCCTCACGGGCGGCACGCGCCTTGGGTCACCCTTTTGCTTTCTTACTCGCCACCGCTGTGGTCATCGGCTGGGCATCTCTAGGGCCCTCCCTCGGCTACTCCGAAAACTGGCAACTCGTCATCAATACGGGGACCACCATCATCACCTTCCTCAGCGTCTTTCTCATCCAGAACAGTCAAAATCGTGAGTCTCTGGCCATGCAGTTGAAACTCGATGAAATCATCCGGGCCATCAAAGATGCACGCAACGAGATCATTGATCTCGAAGACCTTCCTGAAGAACAGCTCGAAAAATTGGCCGCCCAATTTCGCCGCGCAGTTCCAACAGAAAAAACATCTTCCGCAACTTCCCAACAACCATGA